A window of the Gossypium hirsutum isolate 1008001.06 chromosome A05, Gossypium_hirsutum_v2.1, whole genome shotgun sequence genome harbors these coding sequences:
- the LOC107941132 gene encoding LOW QUALITY PROTEIN: ferrochelatase-2, chloroplastic (The sequence of the model RefSeq protein was modified relative to this genomic sequence to represent the inferred CDS: inserted 1 base in 1 codon), with protein sequence MRSGRIQSSASCSASSSSTFPHPPCLSSASRHCKFPRLLSPRALSLSQRVSRNCLVPETSQFSFSKQSSTNKKRLFPVNVGALVTSNTEAISTGPLVAEEKIGVLLLNLGGPETLDDVQPFLFNLFADPDIIRLPRLFRFLQKPLAQFISVLRAPKSKEGYASIGGGSPLRRITDDQAEELRKSLWAKDVPAKVYVGMRYWHPFTEEAIEQIKKDGITKLVVLPLYPQFSISTSGSSLRLLESIFRDDEYLVNMQHTVIPSWYQREGYIKSMANLIEKSCKXFDRPEKVVIFFSAHGVPLAYVEEAGDPYKAEMEECVDLIIEELEKRKITNAYTLAYQSRVGPVEWLKPYTDDTIVDLGRKGVKGLLAVPISFVSEHIETLEEIDVEYKELALESGIQNWGRVPALGCEPMFISDLADAVIESLPYVGAMAVSNLEARQSLVPLGSVEELLATYDSQRRELPAPVTVWEWGWTKSAETWNGRAAMLAVLVLLLLEVTTGEGFLHQWGILPLFH encoded by the exons ATGAGAAGTGGCAGAATTCAGAGCTCTGCTTCCTGCTCAGCCTCATCTTCTTCCACATTTCCTCATCCTCCATGCCTCTCCTCTGCTTCTCGCCATTGCAAGTTCCCTCGTCT ACTGTCGCCTCGAGCTCTGTCTCTCTCTCAAAGGGTGTCCAGAAATTGCCTCGTCCCTGAGACATCTCAGTTTTCATTTTCTAAACAGTCCAGTACCAATAAGAAACGTTTGTTTCCCGTGAACGTGGGAGCTTTGGTGACTTCAAACACTGAAGCTATCTCCACTGGGCCTCTTGTTGCCGAGGAAAAGATTGGAGTGTTATTGTTGAACCTTGGAGGTCCCGAGACCCTTGATGATGTGCAGCCCTTCTTGTTTAACCTTTTTGCCGACCCG GATATTATACGGCTACCGAGGTTGTTCCGTTTTTTGCAAAAGCCGTTGGCACAATTTATATCTGTTCTTAGAGCACCTAAGAGCAAGGAAGGCTATGCTTCGATTGGTGGTGGTTCTCCTCTTCGACGAATAACTGATGATCAG GCTGAAGAATTAAGAAAGTCACTTTGGGCGAAAGATGTCCCTGCAAAAGTGTACGTTGGTATGCGTTACTGGCATCCATTCACTGAAGAAGCAATTGAGCAG ATAAAAAAGGATGGAATAACAAAGCTTGTTGTACTTCCACTTTATCCTCAATTTTCAATATCAACTAGCGGTTCAAGCCTTCGACTCTTGGAAAGTATATTTCG CGATGATGAGTATCTAGTGAACATGCAGCATACAGTCATACCTTCTTGGTATCAACGTGAAGGATATATAAAATCTATGGCAAATTTAATTGAAAAGAGTTGCA AGTTTGACCGTCCTGAAAAG GTGGTAATATTTTTTAGTGCACACGGGGTGCCACTTGCGTATGTAGAAGAGGCAGGTGATCCTTATAAGGCAGAGATGGAAGAATGTGTGGACTTGATAATAGAGGAATTAGAGAAGAGGAAGATCACTAATGCATACACTCTTGCTTATCAG AGCAGAGTTGGGCCTGTGGAATGGTTGAAGCCCTACACTGATGACACAATAGTTGACCTAGGGCGAAAAGGAGTTAAAGGTCTTCTGGCTGTACCAATTAG CTTTGTCAGCGAGCATATTGAAACTCTTGAAGAGATTGATGTTGAGTATAAAGAGTTGGCTTTAGAATCCGGTATACAAAATTGGGGTCGTGTTCCTGCATTAGGATGTGAACCAATGTTCATTTCAGACTTGGCAGATGCTGTAATTGAGAGTCTTCCATATGTTGGAGCTATGGCAGTTTCAAATCTTGAAGCTAGACAG TCATTAGTTCCACTTGGAAGTGTGGAAGAGTTATTGGCAACTTATGATTCGCAACGAAGGGAGCTCCCAGCACCGGTGACCGTTTGGGAATGGGGTTGGACAAAAAGTGCTGAAACTTGGAATGGCAGAGCAGCCATGCTGGCAGTGCTTGTGCTGCTGCTACTGGAGGTCACAACTGGAGAGGGATTTCTGCACCAGTGGGGAATATTGCCGTTGTTCCACTAA